A genomic stretch from Halopiger aswanensis includes:
- a CDS encoding helix-turn-helix domain-containing protein, translating into MSLIAILDVAHPDLALTPTIRDCPEASIEVVSHSTTDPETGLFFFLVRNADETFEQVLEADHTVADWLLIDDLGSTRLYRLEHTEGTKLISPMATELGGLLLRAESNDRGWTVRLHLPDREALAALWDRCKDCDISFELHRMFRRDEWTDGVAPEVTDEQRAALVTAYEEGYFEEPRETSLEELADSLDISPTAVGGRIRRGTGTLVETTLLEE; encoded by the coding sequence GTGAGCCTGATCGCAATACTCGACGTCGCGCACCCGGATCTCGCGTTGACGCCGACGATCCGGGATTGTCCGGAGGCGTCCATCGAAGTCGTCTCCCACTCGACCACGGACCCGGAGACCGGCCTGTTCTTCTTCCTCGTTCGAAACGCGGACGAGACGTTCGAACAGGTGCTCGAGGCGGATCACACCGTTGCCGACTGGTTGCTGATCGACGATCTCGGCTCGACGCGTCTCTACCGCCTCGAGCACACCGAGGGAACGAAACTCATCTCGCCGATGGCCACGGAACTCGGCGGGCTCCTGTTGCGGGCCGAGAGCAACGACCGCGGGTGGACCGTCCGCCTACACCTTCCCGACCGAGAGGCGCTCGCCGCGCTCTGGGACCGGTGCAAGGACTGCGACATCTCGTTCGAACTGCACCGCATGTTCCGGCGGGACGAGTGGACCGACGGAGTGGCGCCGGAAGTGACCGACGAGCAACGCGCCGCGCTGGTCACGGCCTACGAGGAAGGCTACTTCGAGGAACCCCGGGAGACGTCGCTGGAGGAACTCGCCGACTCGCTCGACATCTCGCCGACCGCGGTCGGCGGCCGTATCCGGCGCGGGACCGGCACGCTCGTGGAGACGACGCTGCTCGAGGAGTGA
- the solA gene encoding N-methyl-L-tryptophan oxidase, with product MNATADRYDVVVIGVGGMGSATTYHLAERGLDVVGLERYDIPHTMGSSHGITRIIRRAYYEHPDYIPLIERAYDLWDDLAEETGRDVIHRTGSIDAGPEGNVVFEGSLRSCEEHDIPHEVLTSAEVAERFPGYDLPEGHKALYQPDGGFVVPEQAIVGHAEAAQAAGAEVRARERVLDWEPTPDEGVRVETDRDTYEADAMVLAAGAWNYKFTDALEGLAVPERQVLGWFQPERPATFEPDNFPVWNLKVPEGRFYGLPIYDVPGMKLGKYHHFDEDVDPDEYDREPNREDERLLREVVENYFPGAAGPTMRLATCMFTNSPDEHFILDTLPDHPQVAVGAGFSGHGFKFASVIGEILADLAADGETDHPIEMFGLDRFDDA from the coding sequence ATGAACGCGACAGCGGACCGGTACGACGTCGTCGTGATCGGCGTCGGCGGCATGGGCAGCGCGACGACCTACCACCTCGCCGAGCGCGGCCTCGACGTGGTGGGACTCGAGCGGTACGATATTCCCCACACGATGGGGTCGTCCCACGGCATCACGCGGATCATCCGTCGGGCCTACTACGAGCACCCCGACTACATCCCGCTCATCGAGCGGGCCTACGACCTCTGGGACGACCTGGCGGAGGAGACCGGCCGCGACGTGATCCACCGGACGGGATCGATCGACGCCGGTCCCGAGGGGAACGTCGTCTTCGAGGGGTCGTTGCGCTCCTGCGAGGAACACGACATTCCCCACGAAGTCCTGACGAGCGCCGAGGTTGCCGAGCGGTTCCCCGGCTACGACCTCCCGGAGGGGCACAAGGCGCTGTACCAGCCCGACGGCGGCTTCGTCGTCCCCGAGCAGGCGATCGTCGGCCACGCGGAGGCAGCCCAGGCCGCGGGCGCCGAGGTGCGCGCCCGCGAGCGCGTCCTCGACTGGGAACCCACGCCGGACGAGGGCGTCCGCGTCGAGACCGACCGCGACACCTACGAGGCCGACGCCATGGTGCTGGCCGCCGGCGCCTGGAACTACAAGTTTACCGACGCGCTCGAGGGGCTCGCGGTACCCGAGCGACAGGTGCTGGGCTGGTTCCAACCCGAGCGGCCGGCGACGTTCGAACCCGACAACTTCCCGGTCTGGAACCTGAAGGTCCCCGAGGGGCGGTTCTACGGGCTGCCGATCTACGACGTGCCCGGGATGAAACTCGGCAAGTACCACCACTTCGACGAGGACGTCGACCCGGACGAGTACGACCGGGAGCCGAACCGCGAGGACGAGCGACTCCTCCGCGAAGTCGTCGAGAACTACTTCCCCGGGGCGGCGGGGCCGACGATGCGGCTCGCGACCTGCATGTTCACCAACTCCCCGGACGAGCACTTCATCTTAGACACCCTGCCCGACCACCCGCAGGTGGCCGTCGGCGCGGGCTTTTCGGGCCACGGCTTCAAGTTCGCCAGCGTCATCGGCGAGATCCTCGCCGACCTCGCGGCCGACGGGGAGACCGACCATCCGATCGAGATGTTCGGCCTCGATCGGTTCGACGACGCGTAG
- a CDS encoding redoxin domain-containing protein, translating to MIDAAVEVPLPNVGPGPDQLAIADLATPVAPPDPTTTDGADPAYETVLLLLHRDHHAGQCRRQVRAVADRYGEFRERGCQVVSVVPEPRERVREWQDQYELPYPLCADPDATVGEAFEQPVRLGALGRHVDLVGRMPAAIVLDVRNDGDEITVAASHRGHTNMDRPGIDELLATIDRET from the coding sequence ATGATCGATGCCGCCGTCGAGGTTCCGCTACCCAACGTCGGCCCGGGCCCCGACCAACTCGCGATCGCTGACCTCGCCACACCGGTCGCGCCGCCGGATCCGACGACGACCGACGGAGCCGATCCCGCCTACGAGACCGTCCTCCTGTTGCTCCACCGCGACCACCACGCTGGCCAGTGTCGCCGGCAGGTCCGGGCCGTCGCGGACCGCTACGGGGAGTTTCGAGAGCGGGGCTGTCAGGTCGTCTCCGTGGTCCCCGAACCTCGAGAGCGCGTCCGCGAGTGGCAGGACCAGTACGAGCTGCCCTATCCGCTCTGTGCGGACCCGGACGCGACCGTCGGAGAGGCGTTCGAGCAGCCCGTCCGACTCGGGGCGCTCGGCCGGCACGTCGACCTCGTCGGCCGCATGCCCGCCGCGATCGTCCTCGACGTCCGGAACGACGGCGACGAAATCACCGTCGCCGCCAGCCACCGCGGCCACACGAACATGGACCGGCCGGGAATCGACGAGTTGTTGGCGACGATCGACCGAGAAACGTGA
- a CDS encoding GNAT family N-acetyltransferase, with protein MSGSGPGSDGSSDAAFVRPATADDALEVRRILDAAMLEPGDVEARIDAGDVFVAGDRRGRGDESATDRILGTLVLEPLDRERGAHIAAIGVRRRHRGRGLGSALVERGLEREGRLTARFDEGVRPFYERLGFSIEPIDGQRHQGVVVADD; from the coding sequence ATGTCCGGCTCCGGCCCCGGTTCCGACGGCAGTTCCGACGCCGCCTTCGTCCGCCCCGCAACCGCCGACGACGCCCTCGAGGTCCGGCGCATCCTCGACGCCGCCATGCTCGAGCCCGGCGACGTCGAGGCGCGGATCGACGCCGGCGACGTGTTCGTGGCGGGCGACCGCCGGGGCCGCGGCGACGAGTCGGCGACCGACCGCATCCTCGGCACGCTCGTCCTCGAGCCGCTCGACCGGGAGCGCGGTGCGCACATCGCGGCGATCGGCGTTCGCCGGCGCCACCGGGGTCGCGGGCTCGGGAGTGCGCTGGTCGAGCGCGGCCTCGAGCGCGAGGGGCGGCTGACGGCGCGGTTCGACGAAGGTGTCCGGCCGTTCTACGAGCGGCTCGGGTTTTCGATCGAACCGATCGACGGCCAGCGCCATCAGGGCGTGGTCGTGGCCGACGACTGA
- a CDS encoding DUF7521 family protein: MTDYALFIAASNAATLVTGGAVAMLAYRAFRRTGSPALRAVAAGFAIIVAGSVLGGVAHLLRSVALGVAIQSSFTAGGFAVLLYSLYTETNTTTTITVGWSE, from the coding sequence ATGACCGACTACGCGCTCTTCATCGCGGCGAGTAACGCGGCGACGCTCGTGACCGGCGGCGCCGTCGCGATGCTCGCCTACCGGGCGTTCCGCCGCACCGGGTCGCCGGCGCTGCGGGCCGTCGCCGCCGGCTTCGCGATCATCGTAGCGGGCTCCGTCCTCGGCGGCGTCGCGCACCTGCTGCGCAGCGTCGCGCTCGGCGTCGCGATCCAGAGTTCGTTCACGGCCGGCGGCTTCGCCGTCCTGCTGTACTCACTGTACACGGAGACGAACACGACGACGACCATCACCGTGGGGTGGTCCGAGTGA
- a CDS encoding EamA family transporter, with protein sequence MGLPEIDSAVFFGSITMVTWGIWVVLGNAASESIDPRTAAAISYLVAGPLALGFIIVSDASLAITARGGLLAGTAGLFTGIGLISMYVGLSGGSTTIVSTLGAMYFVVAALIGMVVLGDDVTVTRLVGIAFAVLGVVLVTR encoded by the coding sequence ATGGGGCTCCCCGAGATAGATTCGGCCGTGTTCTTCGGGTCGATTACGATGGTAACGTGGGGAATCTGGGTCGTCTTGGGCAACGCTGCGTCGGAGTCGATCGACCCGAGGACGGCCGCCGCGATCTCCTACCTCGTCGCGGGACCTCTCGCGCTCGGGTTCATCATCGTGTCGGACGCGTCGCTCGCCATCACCGCGAGAGGCGGCCTGCTCGCCGGGACGGCGGGGTTGTTTACCGGAATCGGCCTGATTTCGATGTACGTCGGCCTCTCCGGCGGGTCGACGACGATCGTCTCTACGCTCGGTGCGATGTACTTCGTCGTCGCGGCCCTCATCGGGATGGTCGTCCTCGGCGACGACGTGACGGTAACGAGACTCGTCGGGATCGCCTTCGCAGTTCTCGGGGTCGTCCTGGTTACCCGATAG
- a CDS encoding GcvT family protein, with the protein MSTGNTLPDSAGTVVVGAGCVGCSAAYHLTRLGREDVVVVDQGPLFETGGSTSHAPGLVFQTGGNKLMTRMASYTRRLYEDLDGFRTCGGIEVAYTEDRWDFLKRKRERGQSYGIEGGELLSPDAVADRVPQIDPEAIRGGYYVPTDGKAHAVDASAAMAERARAAGAEFYGETTVTDLEVEDGEIRTVVTDRGTVAADEVLVATNIWGPLFGDMVGVDIPLVPCAHQYLVSDELPELAGADREIEQPLLRHQDRSLYFRQHGERYGIGSYNHESLLVDPEDIYGPEKLEDLGLEYPSLREFTSEHFYENTHPDHEQAAYDAACELVPSLRDAEFESAINGMFCFTPDGMPILGPTEGIDGLWWALAIWVTQSGGAGNIVAHWMEDGVPRLEGERVDVTGAHVSRFQPHAGSREYTRGRGAQQYQEVYQLIHPREQPEGQRGLRRSPFYRRQEELGAEFYDSGGWETPQWYETNEALLEEYDVPDRPDWLERGWSKAQGVEHQAVRDRVAMVDMTTYTGIEVTGDGATEFLQRLLTNDVDVSPGRIRYAAMCNEDGGILADVTVARLAEDRYTVFTGGGNSATLHSRWLREHAPDDGSVSVRTRDSDMCGVGVFGPDSRAVLSSLVETDLSNDAFPFYTAQETYLESVPVTMLRLSYAGELGWELYAPMEYGARLWELIEDAGDEYGIVPMGWAALDSTSMEKGFRLWGTDVTPEYDPYEAGIGFAVDLETDFIGKEALVEARDAGVDRKLVPITLDEPGAVVDAGHPVLELGGDEVLGYVTRADYGYSIDAGIAYAYLPADDAEAGRNVEISYENDRYAGTVRDEPLFDPDREKMLR; encoded by the coding sequence ATGAGTACAGGGAACACGCTCCCCGACAGCGCGGGTACCGTCGTCGTCGGCGCCGGCTGTGTCGGCTGTAGCGCCGCCTACCACCTCACGCGGCTGGGACGCGAGGACGTCGTCGTCGTGGATCAGGGACCGTTGTTCGAGACCGGCGGCTCCACTTCGCACGCGCCGGGGCTGGTCTTCCAGACGGGCGGGAACAAGCTGATGACCCGGATGGCGTCGTACACGCGCCGGCTCTACGAGGACCTGGACGGCTTCCGGACCTGCGGCGGGATCGAGGTGGCGTACACCGAGGACCGGTGGGACTTCCTCAAGCGAAAGCGCGAGCGAGGGCAGTCCTACGGGATCGAGGGCGGCGAACTGCTCTCGCCCGACGCGGTCGCCGACCGCGTCCCGCAGATCGACCCCGAGGCCATCCGTGGCGGCTACTACGTCCCGACGGACGGCAAGGCCCACGCCGTCGACGCCTCCGCGGCGATGGCCGAGCGGGCTCGAGCGGCCGGCGCCGAGTTCTACGGCGAGACGACCGTGACGGACCTCGAGGTCGAGGACGGCGAGATCCGGACGGTCGTCACCGACCGCGGGACCGTCGCGGCCGACGAGGTGCTGGTCGCGACGAACATCTGGGGGCCGCTGTTCGGCGACATGGTCGGCGTCGACATCCCCTTGGTCCCCTGCGCCCACCAGTACCTGGTCTCGGACGAACTCCCGGAACTGGCCGGCGCGGACCGCGAGATCGAGCAGCCCCTGCTGCGCCACCAGGACCGGTCGCTGTACTTCCGCCAGCACGGCGAGCGCTACGGCATCGGCTCGTACAACCACGAGTCGCTGCTGGTCGATCCCGAAGACATCTACGGCCCCGAGAAGCTCGAGGACTTGGGCCTGGAGTACCCCTCGCTGCGGGAGTTCACGTCCGAACACTTCTACGAGAACACCCACCCCGATCACGAGCAGGCGGCCTACGACGCGGCCTGCGAACTCGTCCCCTCCCTGCGGGACGCCGAGTTCGAGTCCGCGATCAACGGGATGTTCTGTTTCACCCCCGACGGGATGCCGATCCTCGGCCCGACCGAGGGGATCGACGGGCTCTGGTGGGCGCTCGCGATCTGGGTCACCCAGTCGGGCGGCGCCGGGAACATCGTCGCCCATTGGATGGAAGACGGCGTCCCCCGCCTCGAGGGCGAGCGCGTCGACGTCACGGGGGCACACGTCTCGCGGTTCCAGCCCCACGCGGGCTCGCGGGAGTACACGCGGGGCCGGGGCGCACAGCAGTATCAGGAAGTCTACCAGCTGATCCATCCGCGCGAGCAGCCCGAGGGACAGCGCGGCCTCCGCCGGAGTCCGTTCTACCGCCGCCAGGAGGAACTCGGCGCGGAATTCTACGATTCCGGCGGCTGGGAGACCCCGCAGTGGTACGAGACCAACGAGGCCCTGCTCGAGGAGTACGACGTGCCGGACCGGCCCGATTGGCTCGAGCGCGGCTGGTCGAAGGCCCAGGGCGTCGAGCACCAGGCGGTCCGCGACCGCGTCGCGATGGTCGACATGACCACCTACACCGGCATCGAGGTGACCGGCGACGGCGCGACGGAATTCCTCCAGCGGCTCCTGACGAACGACGTCGACGTCTCGCCGGGCCGAATCCGCTACGCGGCGATGTGCAACGAGGACGGCGGCATCCTCGCGGACGTGACGGTCGCGCGGCTCGCCGAGGACCGGTACACGGTGTTTACCGGCGGCGGCAACTCCGCGACGCTGCACTCGCGGTGGCTCCGCGAGCACGCGCCCGACGACGGCTCGGTGTCGGTGCGGACCCGCGATTCGGACATGTGCGGGGTCGGCGTTTTCGGCCCCGACTCCCGCGCGGTCCTCTCGTCGCTCGTGGAGACCGACCTCTCGAACGACGCGTTCCCGTTCTACACCGCCCAAGAGACCTACCTCGAGAGCGTTCCGGTCACGATGCTCCGGCTCTCCTACGCCGGGGAACTCGGCTGGGAGCTGTACGCGCCGATGGAGTACGGCGCGCGGCTCTGGGAGCTGATCGAGGACGCCGGCGACGAGTACGGCATCGTTCCGATGGGCTGGGCGGCGCTGGACTCGACGAGCATGGAGAAGGGGTTCCGGCTGTGGGGGACCGACGTCACGCCCGAGTACGACCCCTACGAGGCCGGGATCGGCTTCGCGGTCGACCTCGAGACGGATTTCATCGGGAAGGAAGCTCTCGTAGAGGCCCGCGACGCGGGCGTCGACCGGAAGCTCGTCCCGATCACGCTCGACGAGCCGGGCGCGGTCGTCGACGCCGGTCACCCGGTGCTCGAGCTGGGCGGTGACGAAGTACTCGGCTACGTCACCCGGGCGGACTACGGCTACTCGATCGACGCCGGAATCGCGTACGCCTACTTGCCGGCGGACGACGCCGAGGCGGGCCGGAACGTCGAGATCAGCTACGAGAACGACCGGTACGCCGGGACGGTTCGGGACGAACCGCTGTTCGATCCCGACCGCGAGAAGATGCTTCGGTGA
- the ilvA gene encoding threonine ammonia-lyase: MNGAYETVEIADVEAARDRIDDESVVKHTPVERSTSLDELTGAEVHLKMEHLQWTGSFKTRGAYNKIAQCVADGGTERVVAASAGNHAQGVALAATKLGVDSTIVMPRGAPQAKVDATRSYGADVELVGSDFQEAMTYAKGLVDDDATAFVHAYDDPAIVAGQGTLGLEMYDDRPDVDTVVVPIGGGGLISGIATAFADRSPETRIVGVQAAGASTVSESLRKGAAVSLDSVDTIADGIATGGISELTLSSIESHVDEVVTVTDGEIARAVLLLLERAKQVVEGAGAASVAAIVSDELDVRGETVMPLLSGGNLDMTMLQTVLVHALTDREQLLKLRVRIDDRPGKMEDVSGLIADHGANIRTVRHDRSAPELDVGEAHLVFQVETSGAGQSRAIVRSIRDHGYEVRRVNA, translated from the coding sequence ATGAACGGAGCGTACGAGACCGTCGAGATCGCCGACGTCGAGGCGGCCCGGGACCGGATCGACGACGAGTCGGTCGTCAAGCACACGCCCGTCGAACGGAGCACGTCCCTCGACGAGCTGACCGGGGCCGAGGTCCACCTCAAGATGGAACACCTCCAGTGGACGGGCTCGTTCAAGACCCGCGGCGCGTACAACAAGATCGCCCAGTGCGTCGCCGACGGCGGGACGGAGCGCGTCGTCGCGGCCAGCGCCGGCAACCACGCGCAAGGCGTCGCGCTCGCGGCGACGAAACTCGGCGTCGATTCGACGATCGTCATGCCCCGCGGCGCGCCCCAGGCGAAGGTCGACGCCACGCGGAGCTACGGCGCCGACGTCGAACTCGTCGGCAGCGACTTCCAGGAGGCGATGACGTACGCGAAGGGGCTGGTCGACGACGACGCGACGGCGTTCGTCCACGCCTACGACGACCCCGCGATCGTCGCCGGCCAGGGGACCCTCGGCCTCGAGATGTACGACGACCGCCCCGACGTCGACACCGTCGTCGTCCCGATCGGCGGGGGCGGGTTGATCTCGGGGATCGCGACGGCATTCGCGGATCGGTCGCCGGAGACGCGCATCGTCGGCGTGCAGGCGGCCGGCGCGTCGACCGTCTCCGAGAGCCTCCGGAAGGGAGCCGCGGTCTCGCTCGACTCGGTGGACACGATCGCCGACGGCATCGCGACCGGCGGCATTTCGGAGCTAACGCTCTCGTCGATCGAGTCCCACGTCGACGAGGTGGTCACCGTCACCGACGGCGAGATCGCCCGCGCGGTGCTCCTCCTGCTCGAGCGGGCCAAGCAGGTGGTCGAGGGGGCCGGCGCGGCGTCGGTCGCCGCGATCGTCAGCGACGAACTCGACGTGCGCGGCGAGACGGTGATGCCGCTGTTGAGCGGCGGGAACCTCGATATGACGATGTTACAGACGGTGCTCGTCCACGCGCTGACCGACCGCGAGCAACTGCTCAAGTTGCGCGTCCGGATCGACGACCGGCCCGGGAAGATGGAGGACGTCTCGGGGCTCATCGCCGACCACGGCGCCAACATCCGGACCGTCCGCCACGACCGCTCGGCGCCCGAACTGGACGTCGGCGAGGCCCACCTCGTCTTCCAGGTCGAAACGAGCGGCGCGGGCCAGTCGCGAGCGATCGTCCGTTCGATCCGCGATCACGGGTACGAGGTCAGGCGGGTCAACGCGTGA
- a CDS encoding aromatic ring-hydroxylating oxygenase subunit alpha yields the protein MTRWNNGRDEVEPVSPDITEETNALPARYFTDPAVHEMEKETVFGRYWVYAGHANCIPDAGDYFTRNIGDREIIVVRTHDGDVEAFYNVCAHRGSAMVEETPMTDPGNAGRIKCPYHLWTYDLDGSLASTPKSFEDARLNPDLEDEDVSEPDAEENALMSVHTDRIGPFVFVNFDDDPMPLAEQAGSMKTELESLPLEEYHLARRIVSEVECNWKVFGGNYSECDHCQANHQDWVRDLELLESELEVNDYHWILHYQHKEDVDDEMRIHEEHEAKFYYFWPNFTVNMYGTADGYGTYIIDPIDEGRFQLVADYYFKDPDLSDEEAEFVRTSRQLQEEDFELVERQQRGLESGAIAQAQLGPNEHTVHKLHRLAQEAYEA from the coding sequence ATGACCCGGTGGAACAACGGTCGAGACGAAGTCGAACCGGTCAGCCCCGACATCACCGAGGAGACCAACGCCCTGCCGGCGCGGTACTTCACCGATCCGGCGGTCCACGAGATGGAGAAGGAGACGGTCTTCGGCCGGTACTGGGTGTACGCGGGCCACGCGAACTGCATCCCCGACGCGGGAGACTACTTCACGCGCAACATCGGCGATCGGGAGATCATCGTCGTTCGGACCCACGACGGCGACGTCGAGGCGTTCTACAACGTCTGCGCCCACCGCGGGTCCGCGATGGTCGAGGAGACGCCGATGACCGACCCCGGCAACGCGGGCCGGATCAAGTGTCCGTACCACCTCTGGACGTACGACCTCGACGGGTCGCTCGCGAGCACGCCCAAGAGCTTCGAGGACGCGCGACTGAACCCCGATCTCGAGGACGAGGACGTCTCCGAACCGGACGCCGAGGAGAACGCCCTCATGTCGGTCCACACCGACCGCATCGGCCCGTTCGTCTTCGTCAACTTCGACGACGATCCGATGCCCCTCGCGGAGCAGGCCGGTTCGATGAAGACCGAACTCGAGTCCCTCCCGTTAGAGGAGTACCACCTCGCCAGGCGCATCGTCTCCGAGGTCGAGTGCAACTGGAAGGTCTTCGGCGGCAACTACTCCGAGTGCGACCACTGCCAGGCCAACCACCAGGACTGGGTGCGGGACCTCGAACTCCTCGAGTCCGAACTCGAAGTCAACGACTACCACTGGATCCTCCACTACCAGCACAAGGAGGACGTCGACGACGAGATGCGCATCCACGAAGAGCACGAGGCGAAGTTCTACTACTTCTGGCCGAACTTCACGGTCAACATGTACGGGACCGCCGACGGCTACGGCACCTACATCATCGATCCGATCGATGAGGGGCGGTTCCAGCTCGTCGCGGATTACTACTTCAAGGACCCCGACCTGTCCGACGAGGAAGCGGAGTTCGTCCGGACGAGCCGCCAGCTCCAGGAGGAGGACTTCGAACTGGTCGAACGCCAGCAGCGCGGCCTCGAGTCGGGGGCGATCGCCCAGGCCCAGCTCGGCCCGAACGAACACACCGTGCACAAACTGCACCGCCTCGCACAGGAGGCCTACGAGGCGTAG
- a CDS encoding BCCT family transporter, which produces MSTADRDGADDDGPLETFVAELDPVVFGVGFVVAASIVVAFLLREERTLGLMEGTNEFLWTSFGWAYLVSMFALVAFVLFLIFGPWGNIKLGDPDEEPEFSFLSYFAMLYSAGIAAGIVFWGPAEAIFHYSTPSPFSGVEAETTGAAVSALQYTFFHWGLSAWSAYVIVGIPIAYFAYRRGAPMRISTIIGPIVGFDNLDSPWAKLVDILAVFATIGGIATTLGLVGNQFLVGLEYAGGVSFGDAGTVLVITGLTVAFTVSVALGVEKGIRRVSYFNMALFVLLTVVAFVLGPSVYIMTVGTQALGAYINEFVSMSLFMGASETGGQGADAGFVGAWTVFYWAWWFSWAPFVGLFIARISRGRTVRQVAATGVVASTAVTIPWFATMGGTSIFLESSGQAAILGTLEAWGYQEAVAGYPLFEALPAGEVLTVLFLVLVTTFFVTSADSSTLALGMLTTGGKRKPSTINRVIWGALMGALASLLMVAGGTSALQQAAIIAGGPFAIITLLAVGVMVWVFGSRRAVFLHEEDRSSSPTGQATPEDD; this is translated from the coding sequence ATGAGTACCGCCGATCGCGACGGGGCGGACGACGACGGGCCGCTGGAAACGTTCGTCGCCGAACTCGATCCCGTCGTCTTCGGCGTCGGATTCGTCGTCGCCGCGTCGATCGTCGTCGCGTTTCTCCTCCGGGAGGAACGGACGCTCGGGCTCATGGAGGGGACCAACGAGTTCCTGTGGACGAGTTTCGGCTGGGCGTACCTCGTTTCGATGTTCGCCCTCGTGGCCTTCGTCCTGTTTCTCATCTTCGGGCCGTGGGGGAACATCAAACTGGGCGACCCCGACGAGGAGCCCGAGTTCAGCTTTCTGTCGTACTTCGCCATGCTGTACTCCGCGGGGATCGCCGCCGGGATCGTGTTCTGGGGGCCGGCGGAAGCGATCTTCCACTACTCGACGCCGTCGCCGTTCTCGGGGGTGGAAGCGGAAACGACGGGCGCCGCCGTCAGCGCCCTCCAGTACACGTTCTTCCACTGGGGGCTCTCGGCCTGGTCGGCGTACGTGATCGTCGGCATTCCGATCGCGTACTTCGCCTACCGACGGGGCGCGCCGATGCGTATCTCGACGATCATCGGGCCGATCGTCGGCTTCGACAACCTCGACAGTCCCTGGGCGAAGCTCGTCGATATCCTCGCCGTCTTCGCGACTATCGGCGGCATCGCGACGACGCTCGGGCTGGTCGGCAACCAGTTCCTCGTCGGCCTCGAGTACGCCGGCGGCGTCTCGTTCGGCGACGCGGGGACCGTGCTCGTGATCACGGGGCTGACCGTCGCCTTCACCGTCTCGGTCGCGCTCGGCGTCGAGAAGGGGATCCGGCGAGTCTCGTACTTCAACATGGCGCTGTTCGTTCTCCTGACGGTCGTGGCGTTCGTGCTCGGCCCGTCGGTGTACATCATGACCGTCGGGACCCAGGCGCTCGGCGCGTACATCAACGAGTTCGTGTCGATGAGCCTCTTCATGGGCGCGTCCGAAACCGGCGGCCAGGGGGCTGACGCCGGCTTCGTCGGCGCCTGGACGGTCTTCTACTGGGCCTGGTGGTTCTCGTGGGCGCCGTTCGTCGGCCTCTTCATCGCCCGGATCTCGCGGGGCCGAACGGTTCGACAGGTCGCCGCGACCGGCGTCGTCGCCTCGACGGCCGTCACCATCCCCTGGTTCGCGACGATGGGCGGGACGTCCATCTTCCTCGAGTCCAGCGGGCAGGCGGCGATCCTCGGCACGCTCGAGGCCTGGGGCTACCAGGAGGCCGTCGCCGGCTACCCGCTGTTCGAGGCGCTGCCGGCCGGCGAGGTGCTCACCGTCCTCTTCCTGGTGCTGGTGACGACGTTCTTCGTGACGTCGGCTGACTCCTCGACGCTGGCACTGGGGATGCTCACCACCGGCGGGAAGCGCAAGCCCTCGACGATCAACCGCGTCATCTGGGGCGCGCTCATGGGTGCGCTGGCCTCGCTGCTGATGGTGGCCGGCGGCACCTCGGCGCTCCAGCAGGCGGCGATCATCGCCGGCGGTCCCTTCGCGATCATCACGCTGCTCGCGGTCGGCGTCATGGTCTGGGTCTTCGGCAGCCGTCGGGCGGTCTTCCTCCACGAGGAGGACCGATCTTCGTCCCCGACCGGGCAGGCGACGCCCGAAGACGACTAA